Part of the Sulfuricurvum kujiense DSM 16994 genome, TAATCGACACCGTACAGAGCGGCAGAATTTAATAGACCTGAGAGAATCAAAATAGATAATTGTCGTACCATAATATACTCCTTAAAGTAGGTTAGCTGTCATTTAAGACGGCATACGTTCATTGTTTTGCATAAAATCGACATACTCACATACTGAATTGAGATCATTGCATGATTGATTATAGCCCGCAATCGGGTCGTTCATAAAATCGGAAAGATTATCGGAAACGAAATTCCAATTGATCAGTTTCCACCAATTGGAAAGATATGCCGCCCGACCGTTACGATAATCGATGTAATAAGCATGCTCCCACACATCACACGTCAATAGCGGAGTGTCTCCGTGTCGTATAGGTGTATCGGCATTAGAGGTCATTTTGATCTCCAGTTTCTTGCTCTTTGAAACAATAAGCCATACCCATCCCGACCCGAAAAAAGCTGTAGCGGCGGCTAAAAAAGCATCCTCAAAGGCTTTAATCGATCCGAAGTCGTGTTCGATCATGCCTAGTAGTTCCACAGAGGGAATTGTCGATCCATTTTTAAGCCCCTTCCAGTAAAAGTCGTGGTTGTAGATTTGAGCCGCATTATTGAAAATTGCGTCATGCGCGTATTTGATAATGTAATCAAGA contains:
- a CDS encoding superoxide dismutase gives rise to the protein MKHSLMELPFGQTELEPYISAETISYHYGKHHAGYVNKLNSLIEGTEYEDKPLDYIIKYAHDAIFNNAAQIYNHDFYWKGLKNGSTIPSVELLGMIEHDFGSIKAFEDAFLAAATAFFGSGWVWLIVSKSKKLEIKMTSNADTPIRHGDTPLLTCDVWEHAYYIDYRNGRAAYLSNWWKLINWNFVSDNLSDFMNDPIAGYNQSCNDLNSVCEYVDFMQNNERMPS